The genome window GTGCTGATGATCTCCACAACGGCGATGCCGCCGGAAACCGCGTCGATGATGGCCACGCCGATCGCATACTTTTCGTTGGTTACGGTTTGCACGATTTGATTTTCGAGTTTTCCGGTCGTGCTGTTGTAAACGGCGCCAACTAGATCGCCGCGAGTGATTGTTCCGCTGGCAGTGAATCGATGCCGACCACGGGTGTGAACCCGGAGTTCCGGCGATGCCGGGCCGCCGCCTGCGACATTCAGCACGGCTTGAGCCGCAACCCCGCAAAAGCTGTCATGCACGGCTTGTTGATCGGCGTTGGCGGTCGAAGAATGCGTGATTTTGTCTGCCACGGACGCGACGGTACTGTGCGCGCTCGATTCGAAGACGAGCAAATCGCCGATGGCAAAGTTGAAGGTGGCATTGTCAGCCACCATGATGACCGGGGATGTGTCGCCGCTGTGATAGGAATTGGGGTTGTTGGTGCTCATTCTATTTCTCCAGTTGGGATAGGTGATCGACGAGCGCATAATAGTGTACAAGTGTATCGTATATCAAGGCGCGTTTTGGGCCACTGGCAAAAAGGGGTGGGAAGCATTCGGATGTGCGCCCAGGTTCCGGGCAATCGGCACGGCACGCCGAACTTGGAGGAGAAGGAGGTGTTCTCTCCCGGGGATGTGCCGAATTAGACCTTGGCCCGATAGTTTTTGGGGGCTTGTCGAGAAGGGGGACTTTGTGCCATATTTCACGATCTTAAAGGCCGTTTCAATCATGCGTTGGGGACGGTTCGGTCTATCCGGCGAGCGGAAGCCGTAATGGGTCCGCCGTCAAGTTTTTTCCTTGTTAGGACAAATCACCGGCGGTGGCTGATTTCTTTATTCATCACTGGGGCTGGTGGCCTTGGCTGAGCGATTTGCTCGCCGGGTTCATTCAATGCAATTTGCTGCTCCTGGTGCCGTTTATCGGCGCGATGTTTTTTGTGTGGGTTGAGCGGAAGGTTTCGGCGCGCATTCAGGATCGTTTGGGACCGACGCGCACCGGCGGCAAATTTGGTTGGTTGCAACTATTGGCCGACGGCCTGAAGCTGATCACCAAAGAAGACTTGATGCCGGGCGGAACTGACCGGTTGTTGTTCAAGCTGGCGCCGTATGTGAGCTTTGTGTTTTCCTATGCCGCATTGATGGCGCTGCCGTTTGCCGATGGTTGGGTGGCGCTGCCGATGAATGTGGGCGTGTTTTTCATCATCGCCGTGCTGGGTTTGGAAGTGTTCGGGGTGATTTTGGCAGGGTATGCTTCGGCTTCGAAATGGTCGTTGTTTGGAGCGATGCGCGAGGCGGCCCAAGTGGTAAGCTACGAAGTGCCGCTGGGCTTGTGTATTGTCACGCCGTGCTTGATTGCCGGATCGCTCGACTTGGTCGCCATTGCGCAGCAGCAGCAGGGGTGGCTGACAAACTGGTTTATTTTTCACGACCCATTCACGTTCATTATTTTTTGGGTGTACTTTACGTGCGCCACGGCGAGCGTGAACCGAGCACCGTTCGATTTGGCTGAAGCGGAAAGCGAGTTGGTGGCTGGTTTTCATACGGAGTATTCCGGTTTCCGCTGGTTGGCGTTTTACATGGCCGAATATGGCTCGATGTTCACGGTTGCCGGACTGGGGGCGATTTTATTTTTTGGCGGCTGGAATGGGCCGATCCCGATTACGCACATGCTGGGTTGGGCCTACAAACCAGGCGCGACCGATTTCCATACGCTGGGTTACATTGCCAATTTGCTGGGTTGCTTGAATTTCATCGGGAAATGCATTTTGGGCGTGACGGTGATGATTTGGGTCCGCTGGACGCTGCCTCGGCTCAGGATCGATCAGGTAATGAAAACTTGCTTGAAATACTGCACGCCGATTGCGGCCGTGATGTTTGTGGGCGCGGCGGTGTGGCAATACGAATTTCCCGGAGGGCTGTGGTTGAAGCAGACG of Pirellulales bacterium contains these proteins:
- the nuoH gene encoding NADH-quinone oxidoreductase subunit NuoH, yielding MADFFIHHWGWWPWLSDLLAGFIQCNLLLLVPFIGAMFFVWVERKVSARIQDRLGPTRTGGKFGWLQLLADGLKLITKEDLMPGGTDRLLFKLAPYVSFVFSYAALMALPFADGWVALPMNVGVFFIIAVLGLEVFGVILAGYASASKWSLFGAMREAAQVVSYEVPLGLCIVTPCLIAGSLDLVAIAQQQQGWLTNWFIFHDPFTFIIFWVYFTCATASVNRAPFDLAEAESELVAGFHTEYSGFRWLAFYMAEYGSMFTVAGLGAILFFGGWNGPIPITHMLGWAYKPGATDFHTLGYIANLLGCLNFIGKCILGVTVMIWVRWTLPRLRIDQVMKTCLKYCTPIAAVMFVGAAVWQYEFPGGLWLKQTLPSGEVREGAFADHGGENSGQWSVVSGQLLAVREQEGTGIRSQKANNPATNRGQMTP